The DNA sequence ATCTTATGCTTATAACCGCCTACCGCAATAAGTTCCGGGTGTCCTGCGCCCAAACTTGCCGCCACAGGCATGCCCTGTATATAACCGCTTGGCGATGTTTCCGGCGTATTGCTGTCTCCATGCGCATCGTACCAAAGAAGTCCCAAGGCACGATAATGCCTAGCAATACCTGCAAGAGAGCCAATAGCTACACTATGATCCCCGCCCAAAACTAAGGGTATTCGCCCACTGCAAACAATCTCGGAAACCTTGATAGCTACCAGTTCCAGACTGTCGCGCACCGCTCGCAGATTGCACACGCTGCCGGTACCGCAGGAAGTGATCGCTTGATTTTTGATGTTCAGATTTCCGGCATCAATAACATCCAGTCCCGTCGAACGCAGCATTCGTACCAAACCGGCAGCACGCATTGCGTCCGGCCCCAGTTGCGTCCCAAACATCTCCTGCCCCAACCAGGTAGGCACCCCTAACACAGTAATTCCTTTTTTATTCTTTCCCTGTAAACGCATGCTGCTTTCTGCCTTCCTTTGCCTTCATACACTGAAACAAAATGAATTTTTTTGACCTTCTTTGGTTATTCTTTGACTTCTTGATTTACAGTAAATATCCTGCCTGAATACACA is a window from the Anaeromusa acidaminophila DSM 3853 genome containing:
- the rocF gene encoding arginase, translated to MRLQGKNKKGITVLGVPTWLGQEMFGTQLGPDAMRAAGLVRMLRSTGLDVIDAGNLNIKNQAITSCGTGSVCNLRAVRDSLELVAIKVSEIVCSGRIPLVLGGDHSVAIGSLAGIARHYRALGLLWYDAHGDSNTPETSPSGYIQGMPVAASLGAGHPELIAVGGYKHKIRQDHVVLVGVRDLDAGEKKFLREKNIKVYTSEDMYRRGSVAVMEEAVAYLSSRCDGIHLSCDLDVLDPKEASGVGTPVAGGLPLAQHLEAMRCLASHKVVTSAEFVELNPLLDKDGRTIEAAIAMIRAFLGERALEACQA